A window of the Emys orbicularis isolate rEmyOrb1 chromosome 1, rEmyOrb1.hap1, whole genome shotgun sequence genome harbors these coding sequences:
- the KERA gene encoding keratocan — MTVKVYPSLLVLFLTNTVWTRNVRQVYDAMDSEDWSRFTFECPQECFCPPSFPNALYCDNKGLKEIPAIPARIWYLYLQNNLIETISEKPFVNATHLKWINLNKNKITSNGIEEGVLSKLKRLLYLFLEDNELEEVPAPLPTSLEQLRLARNKISRIPEGVFSNLENLTMLDLHHNKLLDSALQSDTFQGLNNLMQLNIAKNSLKKMPLSIPANTMQLFLDNNSIEVIPENYFSAIPKVTFLRLNYNKLSDDGIPPNVFNVSSILDLQLSHNQLTKIPLFNAHLEHLHLDHNRIKSVNGTLMCPTSIAIEDHRSYGNMPRLRYLRLDGNEIQPPIPLDIMICFRLLQAVVI; from the exons ATGACTGTAAAAGTCTATCCCAGCCTTTTGGTATTATTCCTGACCAATACTGTGTGGACTCGGAATGTGAGACAAGTCTATGATGCGATGGATTCAGAGGATTGGTCTCGCTTCACCTTTGAGTGTCCACAAGAATGCTTCTGTCCTCCCAGTTTCCCCAATGCTTTATACTGTGATAACAAGGGACTTAAAGAAATACCTGCAATCCCAGCAAGGATCTGGTACCTCTATCTGCAGAACAACCTGATTGAAACAATTTCTGAGAAGCCTTTTGTGAATGCCACTCATCTGAAATGGATAAATTTAAACAAGAATAAAATCACCAGCAATGGAATTGAAGAAGGTGTGCTCAGCAAACTGAAGCGTCTGCTTTACTTGTTTCTCGAAGATAACGAGTTGGAAGAGGTGCCTGCTCCATTACCGACAAGCTTAGAGCAACTGAGACTGGCTAGAAACAAAATCTCCAGGATCCCTGAAGGGGTCTTTAGCAACTTGGAAAACCTTACGATGTTAGATCTGCATCATAACAAGCTGTTGGATAGTGCTCTCCAGAGTGACACCTTCCAGGGGCTCAACAATCTCATGCAACTCAACATAGCTAAAAACTCCCTCAAGAAAATGCCACTAAGCATTCCAGCTAATACAATGCAGCTGTTTTTAGACAACAACTCTATTGAAGTGATCCCAGAGAACTACTTTAGTGCAATACCCAAAGTGACTTTCCTTAGACTGAACTACAATAAATTATCTGATGATGGCATCCCCCCAAATGTGTTTAATGTTTCATCTATTCTAGACCTACAGCTGTCCCACAACCAACTCACTAAAATTCCACTTTTCAATGCTCATCTTGAGCATCTTCACCTTGATCACAACAGGATCAAAA GTGTCAATGGCACTCTAATGTGTCCCACCTCTATTGCCATAGAAGATCACAGATCCTATGGTAATATGCCACGTCTCCGCTACCTCCGCCTGGATGGAAATGAAATTCAGCCTCCTATTCCATTGGACATCATGATATGTTTCCGGCTTCTTCAGGCTGTTGTTATTTGA